Within the Fusarium keratoplasticum isolate Fu6.1 chromosome 1, whole genome shotgun sequence genome, the region TCGTAATAAATCCTGATCTAAGAACCTCAAAGATTATGACCTAAGGAAGACGGTAAGTAATGAAAAAATAACCTAAGAAAAAAGTGATCTGAGAAGAGAACAGTGTAAGAACAGCGAGGCCAGCTCTCTACTCACTCATCTTGATAATGCTCATCTCACATTCTCACTCAGTAACTGAAGTCGTTGAGCCACACCCGTTGAATCTCGTGGCTTGTTTGACGTACGTCAAGTCGAGCTGCATCTAAGCCACAACGTTCAGCCTGGGGATCAAGCTTCTCGGTATCCCAGTCAGATCAACTGCCGGCTTACCAATCCacagccaagatgatgcTATGCATTGAAAGAACCAGCTATGGACAGCGTCAACGAAAACAGTCCACTGACAAATATATCCGGCTTTCCGACCGGCTCGGGGACCTTGTTGACGTTCTCGGGACATCACGTGACTCATAACGTCATCTCCATGACCATTTCGGAGTTCCGATTGCAGAATAAACTAAGCTTCCCACTCGCCGGCACCTCGACACCCTCTTCCCCCCAAGCTCTCCCGTTCTCCCGCCCTTCAAAATCTTGTTTATTTCTGGCCAATTACTCCAATTGACCTCGTCCGAGCATCAGAAACTCTATCAAAATGTTTGCCAGAACTTTCCGCGCGGCCCAGCCTCTCAAGAGGGTATGTCTCTCTCGCTTCTTGCACCCCTCCattggcgatggcatcatggCTAACTCGCTCCTCAGTCCGTCCGCCGCTATGCCACCGAGGCCGGCGGCGCGGGCGGCTCCAACGCCATCCTGTTCGCCGGCGGCGCTGCTGTCCTCGGCGGTGCCGCTTACTGGTACTTCAGCGGAGCCTCGTCgcccgctgccgccgccgcggACGTGAAGCAGGCGGTCGGTGctgagcccaagaaggcctTCACTGGCGGTGATCAGGGTTTCCTCTctctcaagctcgccgaggtcgagatcgtcaaccacaacaccaagcgcCTGCGCTTCGAGCTTCCTGAGCCCGACCAGGTCTCTGGTCTTCCTGTTGCTAGCGCCCTTCTCACCAAGTACAAGGGccccgaggacgagaaggccACTCTCCGACCTTATACCCCCACCAGCGATGAGGGTACGTGTAGGAAACCATCTATGTTAAGCTACGACTAACAATGGGACAGGCGAGAAGGGTTTCATTGACTTCGTTATCAAGAAGTACCCCAACGGCCCCATGAGCACCCACATCCACAACCTGGTTCCCGGCCAGCGCCTCGACATCAAGGGCCCTCTGCCCAAGTACCAGTGGGAGGAGAACAAGCACACCCACatcgccctcatcgccgGCGGTACCGGCATCACCCCCATGTACCAGCTCGCTcgcgccatcttcaacaaccccaacgacaagaccaaggtcaCCCTCGTCTTCGGCAAcgtcaccgaggaggacatcctcctcaagaagcagttcgacgagctcgagaacACCTACCCCCAGCGCTTCCGCGCTTTCTACGTGCTCGACAACCCTCCCAAGGAGTGGGTCGGCAACAAGGGCtacatcaccaaggagctcctcaagacTGTCCTCCCcgagcccaaggaggagaacaTCAAGCTGTTTGTCTGCGGCCCTCCCGGCCTGATGAAGGCCATCTCGGGCAACAAGGTCAGCCCCAAGGACCAGGGCGAGCTGACCGGCTccctcaaggagctcggcTACTCGCAGGAGCAGGTGTACAAGTTCTAAGCTGGGTTGCGAATGGATTTGTCCGTGTTTGAAGAAGATATACAAGCCTCGTGTAAGATTTGCTCATAGAAGCGACATAGACGAGACGGATGTGCCGTCTAGAATTGATACCAGCTCAATTAACTTGCATGTTATCCTTGATACTCAAGAGTTCATTCGCACATTGCGCTCTGTTGGATGCTTGCATTTATACTATGCCACCATCAGTTATGTTTCATGAGCCCGCAGCTGGATTTTGAGCAGGACGTCAAGGGAGCAGATACTAGCACATGAGCTTTGCTATCTACTCATTTGATACTTATACTCAAAGTTTTGCATGAGAGTTACATGAATGATGAAAGAGACTTTATAAAGTATTGCTGTTCCTTAGATCTTCCCCTTACCACCCTCATCATTGATCACTTGCTTTCATTTAGATAGTCAAATTCTTTCTCATACCATGGTGATAAAGATCAAAACTAAGCGAAAAGTGGCTCAAGGGTATTTCGCCGATGTATCCTGTACATATCGTACATCTAAAATGGCCCTCCAGGAGAAAATATCCGAAATCGCTTCAGGGATACAGTCGGATCTTTCCAGCTTGAAAGCCTAGTCCGACAGGCCCTTAATAGCATTGTGGATGCAGCGGCCGATGATGCTGGACCACTTCAGACCGTTGATATAGTCCTTAGCATCAATACTCTCGTCCCAGCCGGGGAAAACAGCTACGCATGATTAGCTAGAGATTTCAAAGTGCAGTATAGTCAGGTACTCACCACCAGCGTAGCCAGTCCACAGGCCAGGTGCAAACACGACATGCTTGAACCAATCTCGTCCATCGAGACCACCCTCGTAGAGGAAGCTCCTCTCAAGTAGCTTGTACCTCTTATTGAGTTTAATAATAGCACGTCCCAGGCGGATCCTCTCAATGATGTTCCACCACGGGATACCTTCCTCAATCTTACGAGTGACTGCCtcagcttcttcatcaagttcagcagccttgaggtGAAACTTCTTCAGTGAGTGGCGAATGTCCTTCAGGctctccttgaactcgtctTCACTGCCAACGGTGGCGCCAGCGGAGACGCTGCCTCGGAAAGCGAACAGCTTGTCGCCACTGAGGTTTTCGGGGAGGGGCTCAAACTTGGCTTCCACCTTGTTGAGGTAACCATCCAGAGCATCAGCATACTCGGTGGCGCTGAatgggatgatgatgctgccggcTAGTTTGGCGATGGTCAGGCCCAGAATCTGGGCCATGGTTCTGTGATACTTGAATCCACGGTCGCCATACTCGCTCATCCAGTAGAAGCTGTCGTAGTTGCTGTGGTAGTGATAGACAGCACTGTGGCCATTGTACTTGAAGCCAAAGTCAATGCTGGGGATACCAGCATAGTCTTGGAAGGCCGTGAAATCACTGCCACTACCCATGGTCTTGATTCTGCCATCCCAAAGATCTCCAACGGTCTGTCCAGGGACAGTCTGGTTTGGCGAGGGAACAATGCTCGTGACATCGCGGATAACTTGGTTGAGTAGAGGGGCCGCCGAGGCGGTGAATTCAGGGCCGTCCacgccaacatcaacattgaCATAGGCGACACTGGCCCCCGAGAGCCATGGGAGAAACTCTTCAACCCATTCAGTGCTTCCAATGAGAGAGTACTCTTCGCCGTCCCAGCTCGCAAAGACGATCGTACGGAGGGGCTTCCAGCCTTCTTCGATAGCCTTTCCAACTCCACGGATGACTTCATTGATGACGGCAGAGCCACTGTTCGGATCACCAGCTCCGCCCGCGATCCAAGCATCTCGATGGTTTCCAACGACGATGACCTCATCCGGAATGCTACCGTTGACCACACCAATGACGTTCCAGAGAGGGGTAGTAACATATTTCTGCTCGTTGTACAGATTAACAACGACGTCGTCAGGTGTAGGGCCAATATTGTAGTCAACGCCCTTGTATCGCAAACCGAGGTTCTTGTTCCAGTATTGGTTGAAGTCAGTAGACTTGGGACCGTGGCCATTAAGAGCCTTGAGAATAGGCAAGGCGTCACGGTATGAGATTGGGATGGACGGGATAGATGGGGTAGCATCGTCGACGGGGACGCGAGGAGCACCAGGCTTGGATGGATATCCAGGAGTAGATCTATAAAGTCAGTCAAAGTTTCGACGTTCACTGCAAGGGGACATACGGGTCACCAGGTCGAATGCTCAGGAACTCTGCACTTCCACGCTGGACACTGCTTGGGTTTCGCGCAGGTCCTTCGGGATAAGGCTTGTATCCATTCTCCTCGGTtctctcgccatcatcgccgggATCACTGTAGATGAGAATACCAATCATGCCCAACTCTTGAGCGcgcttgaccttgaggccACGGAAGATTCCTCCATacttggcaatggcaatcttgcccttgaggtcAATACCGGCTTCAACAAGatcctcaaagtccttgaagGTGCCATAGTTGACGTAAATGATGGAAGCGGTAACATTTCCGCTGGCAGCATAGCCGTGGAAGATAGGGACTCGGTTCTCGAGAGACGTTGTGGGGTCCTCAGAGATCACATCTTCTTCGAGGGAAGCCTTGAAGGTGGCAGTCCAGTCGTTTCCGTCCTTGGACTTCTCCAAGAGAGAAACGCTGGAATCGACAGGGTAGTTGATGTAAACATCATAAGAGACAATTTCTGACTTGACTCCGAATTCCTCCCAGCGGTCTCTTGTCCACTCAGCCTAGATGATATGAGCTTCAAGTCTTTGGGTGGTGGGGATATAGCTGGTTACCTGAGAGTAGTTTTTACCAGCCAGATGAGGGCCTGAAGTGTAGTATCGGCTCCATTCCTCGGCCTTTTTGGGGTCGGGCGTATCGAACAGGATCCGATCCAGGTCTTCCCGGCTCAAAGGATTTCCGTGAGGCCAGCCACCGGGTTGACCGCGGTGATAGCGATGAGGCCAGATGAACAAGCCGTGGAAGATGAAAGAGGCGAAACCACAGATAAGAACAACCGAGCTGACGATGGTGAAGAAGCGACGCCAGGTCTGGTGCGGGTACCTCCTCGTGGGAGGACCGACTTGGACGGTCTGAATGAGAGGGGTCCTCTCGTTGGCCATTTTCTCCTGGGGAGTAGAGCTGAGAATCGGGATTTAGTAAATGTTGACCTAGAGTTGAGGCAGAGGTCGAGTTCGAGATGACGACAGCCGGAAAGTGGAGGGCGTAGCTTATCGGGGTCCAAAGCACTCACAGGCTGCTCATGGTGAAGACGTCCTCGCGGATAGTGCTCCAGCAGTCGTTAAGAATCCGTCATCCGATGGTGGCCGCGTATCTATGGCctttgatgttggtgttgaagtgAAGTGAGAGCTTCGGGCTTGGACCTTGAGAGTTAAGAGAGCTAAGGCGTGATGTGATGGGTGATGACGTTTCAACGGGAGGGAGCTTATTGGCCAATCGCGGCAGGGTTTCACCTGGATGCTTAGAGTAGAAAGTGGTACCGCCCTTCACCAGCCACTCAGTCTTAGGATGGAATTTGACAAGAATTGTGgcttggatgatggatgcaCACATTCACTGACACCATGTATATAACTAAGATCTCCTCAATAGTATGAACAGCTCAAGTAGATATACTCCGTATATATCCTGAAGATAGGATCCATTCCCATTGCCCTTCCAGGCAACCGGCAACCGGCCGAGCACTTTTCCCCGGCTCGGGCAACAAGCGGGGGCGGGCGGGGAGGCGTTCGGGGCTGGTGGATTACTAACACCCTGGCGCTCTTTCCCATGTCAAACCCGAAGATGGAGGTCCGCTTTCGGGGGGGCTTGCCCCAGAAAAATCAGATTACACCGACAATCGCCACTTGCAAGTTTCAACAAGGGCCCCGGACCGTGATCTTTTTGCATGGTCAAGTGACGGTGTAGGCCCTCTCTTGTCCGAGATCCTATgcgtcatcgtcatggtTCGCATATCACGGCAATGTCTCGCTTCTTGTTGTCTCGCGCGGGGAAGCTCTGGCCTCAAAAACGGCAACTTGAACTGACAGCCGAAAGGCGTTCCACACAACGACGGACGTTACGGCCGATATGTATGCGGGCTGCGCGCTTGTGACCCTTCCTTCCCGGACCCTCCACACCCACAGACGAGCTGCCGCTCTCCAATGATCGGCCCTTGTCCGCAGAATTGCCCAAAAGATCCCCCTGTCGCGGCGTCTCACGGGCGACTTTGGGGGGTTGGATCGGGGTGGATCTGCCCGAGAGATGCACATTTTCTGCACGGCACGGGCTGGGCCAACCCGTTTCTGGTCAGCATTGGCTTATTAACTAGAGGTTCACCTGAATCTTTGTGACCCATACCTTGGCCTGGCTTCACTCTCCGTCTGCCTTGACTCAACCTCGTCTTGTTTTCTTCTCGGTTGAAGCTTCAGACTGCCGGCGTGTCTTGCTTTAGAAGCAACCTCAAGGCCTCATACGTTTCTCCTCTCAGATCCGCCTTGTACAACTTACACGAACTGCTACAAGCACTGTCAGAATCTGATCCGCGCGTTTCCCCACCCGCGGCCCCCAGATCGTCTTGCACCATCGGACCATGACAATGACGACCAAAGATAAGCCCAAGCTGCCCGTCCAGCAGCTGGCGATCCTGGGTAAGTATCAGAGTCGTTTCTGTCGCTACTATAGTTATTCCTAGTCATACTCCCAAGTGGGCGTCCCGAGGTCAGTGCTTGGGTACACAATCGAATGGTTCTCTGCATCATGACTCTGCTAGTTCTGTGGTTTTCTTGTCTACCAGTGCGAATATGTGCTACTGTACCATTGTTTTGACAAGAATAACTTCTCATCGGGCGCAGAGGCACTCCAGCAGGATGGTTCCAAACACAACTCCTGAGGACATCATGGTCCGGTTCACAGGTACCCTCCGTTTCATCTGTTGTATATGCTGACATGCCGATAGCCGTTGCCAGAATCGCCGAGCCCATGGCCTACACCTCTGTCTTTCCATACCTACCCTCTATGGTTAAGAGTTTCGGTGTCAAGACAAACAAGGTCGCTCGCTGGGCTGGTATCACCTCGGGtgtcttctccatcgcccaGAGTATCACCGCTGTTGGCTGGGGAAAGGCATCTGATACGTATGGTCGAAagcccaccatcatcaccggtCTCTTGAGTACCATGGTGTGCTTTGTGATTTGGGGCATGTCTACCAGCTTGCCCATGGCCATTATCGTGCGAGCTATCCAGGGTGGTGGAAACGGCAACGGTACGCGTGCCTCTTCCATACTTGATATTCTCAACTAACAGTCTCCTAGTCGGTATCATCAGAACCATGGTGGCTGAGATGGTTCCAGAGAGGGAACTGCAACCTAGAGCCTTCAGTATCATGCCCCTAGTCTGGAGTTTGGGTTCTGTCATCGGTCCCAGCTTCGGAGGCTTCTTTGCTGAGCCGGCAAAGCAGTACCCAGCCATTTTCGGAAACATTGAGTTTTTCAAGCGTTTCCCTTTTGCCCTTCCTAACTTGGTCTtgaccatcttcttcctcatttCCGCCACCAGCGCAACTCTGTTCCTCCATGTAAGCAGAACCCTTTGGTGAAGCTATTCAGGCTAACAGGGTCTAGGAAACACTCCCG harbors:
- a CDS encoding NADH-cytochrome b5 reductase — protein: MFARTFRAAQPLKRSVRRYATEAGGAGGSNAILFAGGAAVLGGAAYWYFSGASSPAAAAADVKQAVGAEPKKAFTGGDQGFLSLKLAEVEIVNHNTKRLRFELPEPDQVSGLPVASALLTKYKGPEDEKATLRPYTPTSDEGEKGFIDFVIKKYPNGPMSTHIHNLVPGQRLDIKGPLPKYQWEENKHTHIALIAGGTGITPMYQLARAIFNNPNDKTKVTLVFGNVTEEDILLKKQFDELENTYPQRFRAFYVLDNPPKEWVGNKGYITKELLKTVLPEPKEENIKLFVCGPPGLMKAISGNKVSPKDQGELTGSLKELGYSQEQVYKF